GCTCAAAAAGACTTAGAAATTAGAGGTCCAGGCGAAGTGCTTGGCACCAAACAAACCGGTTTGGCAGATCTTAAAATTGCTGATCTGATTCGTGATCAACACTTAATTGCACCAACTCAAAAATTAGCATCTCATGTTTACCAGCAAGTGCCACAAAACGTAGATGCTATCATTCATCGCTGGATCGGTGATAGACAACAATATGTCCAAGCGTAATATAGATCATAATATATTGTTCATTATCATCAGTTATCACTAGACAAGTGGGCCGAATATTGCAAAATGGTATATAAATTGTGTTTGTTATCTAGTCAGCTAGCGGAGATCACCTTACTGCAAGCAAAGCGAAAGCTTTAACGCAGTGAAAGCGATTTGAAATCAGTCCTCCGCAACTGTTTAGTTATTGAATGTAATTAGTATCATGCAGAATTTTTCGACTCCATCTAGATCTTTGTATCGATTAGCTATAACGCCAAGGAATTGAAATGCAAGTTAATGAAGAAGATAGAATTACCCCACAAGCCACGGAAAAAACTGGCTCTAACATGCTATTAATCGCCATAGCCGTTATCGCGCTATTAGGCGCCAGCAGTTACTTCTATTTTACGAGTGATGATACCGAAGAATTAGAACCGGTTGTCATGACGCCAGTTGAACTGCCAGAATCAGTACCAGAGGTGCCAATAGAACAAGCGCCGATTGAAGAACCGCAAAGCGTTAGCACTGTTGATGATATGGTTCCCGCTGGAGAATCTGAATCGTCTGCTGCAGTGGCAGAGCCTCTGCCAGTATTAGCTGAATCTGATGATTTTGTTGAAGCAAAAACATTAGCCATTGCCAACGGTATGAAAATTGCGCCGATGATCTTGAAAAAGGACATAGCTCGCCAATTTGTGGTGTTTGTTGATAACCTAGCCCAAGGTGATATCGTGCATAAAGCAAGCCCGTTAAAAGGCCCTGATACCCAATTTACTGTGAGCGAGATAACCAATAAAACCTATCTTAATCCAGATGGATATCATCGATATGATTTGTATGCGAATTTCATCGAAGGCTTGAACGATAAAGATTTAGTCGCTACTTATATTGAATTAAAACCACTCTTTGCTGAAGCGTTTACTGAACTCGGTTACAGTGATATTGATTTTGATAAGCGTATGCAGCAAGCTTTTAGCATGGTTGCTAGCGCCCCGATTATTGAAGACCCTATTGAGCTTTCATCAATCAGTGTGAACTATAAATACGTTGATCCTAACCTTGAAGCGTTGCCCAGTGCACAAAAACTGTTGATCCGTATGGGACCTGACAATACTCGTAAAATTAAAGCTGCAGTCAAAAAGCTGCAACAAAGTTTTCCAAACAAATAAGCTTATATCCACGAGTAACCCTAGCAGATTAAGCTATCAAAAATGAACGCGACATATGTCGCGTTTTTTATTGAGCCATCACCTTAGCTAATCCCCCTCCACTATTAGGCTTTTTAGTTTGCATGACTTCTTATCTACATTAACTTCAGTGTACAATCGCTAAGGTTAACTAATCTTTATTATTTAAATGATTATTAACTGTTAAATAAGGATAGCTTGGCAGTTATAGAGGGAAAGTAATGCAGTTAGTATTTGAGCTTCTATCATGGGGGGCATGGTCACCAAACTTTCAAACCACAGAAAGTTGGCAACAATGGCAACAGCCAAATGGCAACTTGACGCCTAAGCCCGACTCGCCAGCTTTAAAGCACATTCCGGCCATGCAACGTCGTCGTTTTAGTCGTTTAACAAAAATGATGCTAACAGCAGCTCACCAATGCCAGCCAGAAGAGCATTGTCGGAGCATTTTCTCATCTCGTCATGGCGAGCTCACGAGAACATTAGGCTTACTTAATGACATTACCCAGCAGCAAGCTTTATCGCCAATGGCTTTTAGCCAGTCGGTGCATAATACTGCCAGTGGTATTTTTGGCATTGTAAATAATAACACTACAGCCTCTACATCCATTGCTGCAGGTGAACAAACCCTTTCTCAAGCACTTATTGAAGCCTATGCCCAATTAGCACAATCTCCAGAGCCCTTATTAGTCATTTTTGGTGACGATCCTGTGCCACCGATATACAGCGAATTTACTAACGAAGTCGAACTGCCCCTTGCCTTGGGGTTGTATCTTGCACCAAAAGATCACATAGGTTACCACGTTGAAAAACAGGCGCCTCAACGGACAACACTGAGCTTGTCTGATTATCCACTGGATGTCGCTAATCCACAGGGACAAAAAAATATAAGTTTAAGCGAGTTAATCCACCATATTGTTAGCGCAAAAAATATTCAAGGTAAATTGTGCCATTGGTATTGGTCGCTTGAACACCATGACTGATCAACACAAGATGCCACATGCTGATGCTATTGAGTCAACAAAAAACCCCGCACCTAAACTCAGCGGAGTGCGATATATTCCTCGCTGGTTAGCTGGAGTTGGCTGTTATATTACCTTTGGTTTAGGTGGCCTATTGTGTTCATTAACTATTTTACCTCTATTACAACTTTGGCCCACTAAACCAGAACTGCGAGTTGCAAGAGTGCAACGATTAGTCAGCTGGATGTTTAGAATATTTGTCGCCATGCTTAGTTTTGCTGGGGTAATTGCTGTGAGTACTAAGAATATCGAAGCACTGCAACACGCTAAAAGGAAAATTGTTATCGCTAATCACCCCACATTAGTGGATGTGGTGGTATTAATTAGCTTGATGCCTAATGCGGGCTGTATTGTCAAACAAGGTTTATGGCGTAATCCATTCTTTCGCGGCGTACTCGCCAGTGTAGGGTATATTCCCAATCGCGAAGTCAATTGGCTCCTGCACGACTGCTTGCAGGTATTAAATCGTGATACTAACTTAATTATCTTTCCAGAAGGTACCCGAACATTAACTGGTAATATCGTTAACTCATTTGCTCGTGGCGCCGCCAATATTGCGCTTCGCACCCAAACAGATATTTTACCTGTAGTATTAAGAACCGATGTTGCCGGTTTAACCAAACAACAACCTTGGTACCAAATACCGCGACAAACCATCAATATGTCAGTAGAAATTGGCACAAGCATCCCATACCTGCGGTATGATGCTCAACAGGGTAATGAAGCCAAAATGGCTCGACAGCTGACGCGCGACTTG
The Shewanella vesiculosa DNA segment above includes these coding regions:
- a CDS encoding DUF3014 domain-containing protein; the encoded protein is MQVNEEDRITPQATEKTGSNMLLIAIAVIALLGASSYFYFTSDDTEELEPVVMTPVELPESVPEVPIEQAPIEEPQSVSTVDDMVPAGESESSAAVAEPLPVLAESDDFVEAKTLAIANGMKIAPMILKKDIARQFVVFVDNLAQGDIVHKASPLKGPDTQFTVSEITNKTYLNPDGYHRYDLYANFIEGLNDKDLVATYIELKPLFAEAFTELGYSDIDFDKRMQQAFSMVASAPIIEDPIELSSISVNYKYVDPNLEALPSAQKLLIRMGPDNTRKIKAAVKKLQQSFPNK
- a CDS encoding beta-ketoacyl synthase chain length factor; this encodes MQLVFELLSWGAWSPNFQTTESWQQWQQPNGNLTPKPDSPALKHIPAMQRRRFSRLTKMMLTAAHQCQPEEHCRSIFSSRHGELTRTLGLLNDITQQQALSPMAFSQSVHNTASGIFGIVNNNTTASTSIAAGEQTLSQALIEAYAQLAQSPEPLLVIFGDDPVPPIYSEFTNEVELPLALGLYLAPKDHIGYHVEKQAPQRTTLSLSDYPLDVANPQGQKNISLSELIHHIVSAKNIQGKLCHWYWSLEHHD
- a CDS encoding 1-acyl-sn-glycerol-3-phosphate acyltransferase, whose amino-acid sequence is MPHADAIESTKNPAPKLSGVRYIPRWLAGVGCYITFGLGGLLCSLTILPLLQLWPTKPELRVARVQRLVSWMFRIFVAMLSFAGVIAVSTKNIEALQHAKRKIVIANHPTLVDVVVLISLMPNAGCIVKQGLWRNPFFRGVLASVGYIPNREVNWLLHDCLQVLNRDTNLIIFPEGTRTLTGNIVNSFARGAANIALRTQTDILPVVLRTDVAGLTKQQPWYQIPRQTINMSVEIGTSIPYLRYDAQQGNEAKMARQLTRDLQQFYIDTLKQPIKFN